The following proteins are co-located in the Anser cygnoides isolate HZ-2024a breed goose chromosome 2, Taihu_goose_T2T_genome, whole genome shotgun sequence genome:
- the LOC136789882 gene encoding uncharacterized protein isoform X1, with protein MVNCLVCLTEGPTPVTSSSASAFSAPSGEFLDLDKFKKPEGSWDWETCLVQNKAEATKCVACESAKPSTKAELKGFGAAAASTKCCLAIIYIRCSLRVFRCRVCSCLTVYFGKDRREAVLANQYFSRGYAYVRFGEQGDQMRALQDCQNAPGLGGKGIRLSIGISKRLKAELQRYQSYNYNDYCQDYQNYYSQRSYDAYADYNYSSYAPCDSMQAVGDCSLGDSLMAPAVFEESSVMTATGDDLITDGNKGSVIVT; from the exons ATGGTTAACTGTCTTGTTTGTCTCACAGAGGGTCCAACACCTGTGACCAGTAGCAGtgcatctgcattttctgctccttctggaGAATTTCTGGATTTAGACAAATTCAAGAAGCCCGAAGGAAGCTGGGATTGGGAGACCTGCTTggttcaaaacaaagcagaggccACGAAGTGTGTAGCCTGTGAAAGTGCAAAGCCAAGCACCAAAGCAGAGCTCAAAG gttttgGTGCTGCGGCTGCGTCCACAAAATGCTGCCTTGCCATCATTTACATTCGGTGTTCACTCAGAGTGTTCAGGTGCAGAGTCTGCAGCTGCCTCACAGTTTATTTTgggaaggacagaagagaagcagTACTTGCAAACCAGTACTTCAG TAGAGGGTATGCCTATGTCAGATTTGGTGAGCAAGGTGATCAGATGAGGGCACTGCAAGACTGCCAGAACGCACCAGGTCTGGGGGGAAAAGGAATCCGGCTGAGCATAGGAATTTCTAAAAG actgaaagcagaattgCAGCGGTACCAGTCATACAACTATAATGATTATTGCCAAGATTACCAGAACTACTACTCGCAGAGGAGTTACGATGCTTACGCTGACTACAACTACAGCTCCTATGCTCCCTGTGACAGCATGCAAGCTGTTGGAGACTGCTCTTTAGGAGATTCTTTAATGGCTCCAGCTGTTTTTGAG gaatCTTCAGTTATGACTGCAACCGGTGATGACCTAATTACTGACGGTAATAAGGGTTCTGTCATTGTCACTTGA
- the LOC136789882 gene encoding uncharacterized protein isoform X2: MVNCLVCLTEGPTPVTSSSASAFSAPSGEFLDLDKFKKPEGSWDWETCLVQNKAEATKCVACESAKPSTKAELKGFGAAAASTKCCLAIIYIRCSLRVFRCRVCSCLTVYFGKDRREAVLANQYFRLKAELQRYQSYNYNDYCQDYQNYYSQRSYDAYADYNYSSYAPCDSMQAVGDCSLGDSLMAPAVFEESSVMTATGDDLITDGNKGSVIVT, from the exons ATGGTTAACTGTCTTGTTTGTCTCACAGAGGGTCCAACACCTGTGACCAGTAGCAGtgcatctgcattttctgctccttctggaGAATTTCTGGATTTAGACAAATTCAAGAAGCCCGAAGGAAGCTGGGATTGGGAGACCTGCTTggttcaaaacaaagcagaggccACGAAGTGTGTAGCCTGTGAAAGTGCAAAGCCAAGCACCAAAGCAGAGCTCAAAG gttttgGTGCTGCGGCTGCGTCCACAAAATGCTGCCTTGCCATCATTTACATTCGGTGTTCACTCAGAGTGTTCAGGTGCAGAGTCTGCAGCTGCCTCACAGTTTATTTTgggaaggacagaagagaagcagTACTTGCAAACCAGTACTTCAG actgaaagcagaattgCAGCGGTACCAGTCATACAACTATAATGATTATTGCCAAGATTACCAGAACTACTACTCGCAGAGGAGTTACGATGCTTACGCTGACTACAACTACAGCTCCTATGCTCCCTGTGACAGCATGCAAGCTGTTGGAGACTGCTCTTTAGGAGATTCTTTAATGGCTCCAGCTGTTTTTGAG gaatCTTCAGTTATGACTGCAACCGGTGATGACCTAATTACTGACGGTAATAAGGGTTCTGTCATTGTCACTTGA